In the Clostridium sporogenes genome, one interval contains:
- the coaE gene encoding dephospho-CoA kinase (Dephospho-CoA kinase (CoaE) performs the final step in coenzyme A biosynthesis.) codes for MYYSEGILKIGLTGGIGAGKSTVSEMIKRKNIPVIDADKISREVLKLYPEILMKVKEIFGEKFLDNNGELKRKEFGSYIFRNKNKRIKYENIIMPYIKKETFERIKALEKNKEPICVLDAPTLIEQGLYKYMDINILVWVDKDVQISRVKKRDGLSTAEVINRIDSQMSMEEKKKFVNYIIDNSRDIENTTGELDKIFMEIMIKARKKGGVL; via the coding sequence ATGTATTATTCAGAAGGTATTTTAAAAATAGGACTTACAGGAGGCATTGGTGCTGGTAAAAGTACTGTATCAGAAATGATAAAAAGAAAGAATATACCAGTAATTGATGCAGATAAAATAAGCAGAGAAGTATTGAAGTTATATCCAGAAATTTTAATGAAGGTAAAAGAAATTTTTGGTGAAAAATTTTTAGATAATAATGGAGAGTTAAAAAGAAAAGAGTTTGGTAGCTATATATTTAGAAATAAGAATAAAAGAATAAAATATGAGAATATAATAATGCCTTATATAAAAAAAGAAACCTTTGAAAGAATAAAAGCATTAGAGAAAAATAAAGAACCAATTTGTGTATTAGATGCACCTACATTAATAGAGCAAGGGTTATATAAATATATGGATATAAATATATTAGTTTGGGTAGATAAGGATGTACAAATATCTAGGGTAAAAAAAAGAGATGGATTAAGTACAGCGGAAGTTATAAATAGAATAGATTCTCAAATGTCTATGGAAGAAAAAAAGAAATTTGTAAATTATATAATAGACAATTCTAGAGATATAGAGAATACAACGGGAGAATTAGATAAAATTTTTATGGAAATAATGATTAAAGCGAGAAAGAAGGGGGGAGTGCTCTAA
- the aroC gene encoding chorismate synthase, giving the protein MLRFLDAGESHGKALTAIIEGIPSNIDIDIDFINDELKRRQTGYGRGKRMAIEKDKVEIWSGIRENKTTGNPITLIIYNKDYSNWKEIINKQVEDKDKILVPRPGHGDLVGYIKYNTGDIRNVIERTSARETAIRTAVGAICKYILKLLGVDIRSKIQSIGEIFDNNVDIYDNSVYKKIEDSPLRCYNKKIEKNMMDEIDNCKKEGDTIGGSIYIAIKGMPVGIGSYTQWDRKLDALLSYSIMSVQGIKAVEFGEGLDLNKRGSTFNDEIYYDKNSIKRKSNNAGGIEAGVSNGEDIVIKAYMKPIPSIKKTIQTINLKEKINVENRYERSDVCGVVPASIVLENVCAFEILREILNTYPCDDFNTLKKYIREM; this is encoded by the coding sequence ATGCTTAGATTTTTAGATGCAGGAGAATCTCATGGTAAAGCATTAACAGCTATAATAGAAGGTATACCGTCAAATATAGATATAGATATAGATTTTATAAATGATGAACTAAAAAGAAGACAGACTGGCTATGGTAGGGGAAAAAGAATGGCAATAGAAAAGGATAAAGTGGAAATATGGTCTGGCATTAGAGAAAATAAAACCACAGGAAATCCTATAACTTTAATTATTTATAATAAAGACTATAGCAATTGGAAAGAAATTATAAATAAACAGGTGGAAGATAAGGATAAAATTTTAGTTCCTAGACCAGGGCATGGAGATTTAGTAGGATATATTAAATACAATACAGGAGATATAAGAAATGTAATAGAAAGAACTTCAGCTAGAGAAACTGCTATTAGAACAGCTGTAGGGGCTATATGCAAATATATATTAAAATTATTAGGAGTAGATATAAGAAGTAAAATTCAGAGTATAGGAGAAATATTTGATAATAATGTAGATATATATGATAATAGTGTGTATAAAAAAATAGAAGATAGCCCTTTAAGATGTTACAATAAAAAAATAGAAAAAAACATGATGGATGAAATAGATAACTGCAAAAAAGAAGGAGATACTATAGGTGGCAGTATTTATATAGCCATAAAGGGTATGCCAGTAGGTATAGGAAGCTATACTCAATGGGATAGAAAATTAGATGCTCTACTAAGTTATTCTATTATGTCTGTACAAGGAATAAAGGCAGTGGAGTTTGGAGAAGGCCTAGATTTAAATAAGAGAGGCAGTACTTTTAATGATGAAATATATTATGATAAAAATTCTATAAAAAGAAAAAGTAATAACGCTGGAGGGATAGAAGCAGGAGTATCTAATGGTGAAGATATAGTTATAAAGGCTTATATGAAGCCAATACCATCTATAAAGAAAACAATACAAACTATTAATTTAAAGGAAAAGATAAATGTAGAAAACAGATATGAAAGATCTGATGTTTGTGGAGTTGTTCCAGCTTCTATAGTTCTTGAAAATGTATGCGCTTTTGAAATATTAAGGGAGATTCTAAATACATATCCTTGTGACGATTTTAATACATTAAAAAAATATATAAGAGAAATGTAA
- a CDS encoding N-acetylmuramoyl-L-alanine amidase yields MENEIIKLVASQGVFAIFFAYLLFYVLKENSKREGKYQDIISTLTDKFSILDEQSCVRELYYKVKPLLEAQGHTVIDCNSNANSVNGELNEGTSKCNANNCDLYIPLHMNASNGQGNGVECWTYSSNSSIANAIGTRVCSNLASLGLQNRGVKHNTGYHDTRAVKGQTCLIEVLFWDNKHDCDIWDNAGINKIANLIASAICNKTVSGRESSSKPSTPSNPSSGSTIYGKHFLINSLQQEIIGQGFGSIKVDGIAGEATLNAAPIFKKGARGGITKIIQQMIINIGYPVGSYGADGVFGNGTETSIKALQKDCNLSVDGIAGKETWKVLFRNLK; encoded by the coding sequence ATGGAAAATGAAATAATTAAATTAGTAGCTAGTCAAGGAGTGTTTGCAATATTTTTTGCTTATCTCCTTTTTTATGTTTTAAAAGAAAACTCAAAGCGTGAAGGAAAGTATCAGGATATTATTTCTACACTTACAGATAAATTTAGTATTTTAGATGAACAAAGTTGTGTAAGGGAATTGTATTATAAAGTTAAACCATTGTTAGAAGCTCAAGGGCATACAGTAATTGATTGCAATAGTAATGCCAATAGTGTAAATGGAGAGTTAAACGAAGGTACAAGTAAATGTAATGCTAATAATTGTGATCTGTATATTCCATTGCATATGAATGCTTCAAATGGGCAAGGCAATGGTGTAGAATGTTGGACTTATAGTTCAAATAGTAGTATAGCTAATGCAATAGGAACTAGAGTATGTTCTAATTTAGCTAGTTTAGGCTTACAAAATAGAGGCGTAAAACATAATACAGGGTATCATGATACTAGAGCAGTTAAAGGGCAAACATGTTTAATTGAAGTCCTGTTTTGGGATAATAAACATGATTGTGATATATGGGATAATGCAGGAATTAATAAAATAGCAAATCTTATAGCTAGTGCTATATGTAATAAAACTGTAAGTGGTAGGGAATCAAGTAGCAAACCTTCAACTCCAAGTAACCCTAGTTCTGGTTCAACCATATATGGTAAACATTTTTTAATAAATTCTTTACAACAAGAAATAATAGGACAAGGATTCGGAAGTATAAAAGTAGATGGTATTGCAGGAGAGGCAACATTAAATGCAGCACCAATATTTAAAAAAGGAGCTAGAGGTGGAATAACTAAAATAATACAACAAATGATTATCAATATAGGTTATCCAGTTGGTTCTTATGGAGCAGATGGTGTCTTTGGAAATGGTACTGAAACATCAATAAAAGCACTACAAAAAGATTGTAATCTTTCCGTAGATGGTATTGCAGGAAAAGAAACATGGAAAGTCTTATTTAGAAATCTAAAGTAG
- a CDS encoding lytic transglycosylase domain-containing protein, producing the protein MKFLRRLLILILTFILLINITTIAKYIFPMKYKDYIDMYANEYKLDPYFVAAVIKTESKFKKDATSKKNAQGLMQITPETGKWVAEKMGTKDFNIDNLKDPETNIKMGCWYLNNLKEEFDGNMDLVLAAYNGGRGNVQKWLKDAQHSKDGESLHYIPFKETDKYVKKVKVIYNIYRFLYKS; encoded by the coding sequence GTGAAGTTTTTAAGAAGACTTTTGATTTTGATACTAACATTTATTTTATTGATAAATATAACAACTATAGCAAAATATATTTTCCCTATGAAATATAAAGATTATATAGACATGTATGCAAATGAATATAAATTAGATCCTTATTTTGTGGCAGCAGTTATAAAAACTGAAAGTAAGTTTAAAAAAGATGCTACTTCTAAAAAAAATGCACAGGGGCTTATGCAAATAACTCCAGAGACAGGAAAATGGGTAGCAGAAAAAATGGGCACAAAAGATTTTAATATTGACAATTTAAAAGATCCAGAAACTAATATAAAAATGGGATGCTGGTATTTAAATAATTTAAAAGAAGAATTTGATGGAAATATGGATTTAGTTTTAGCTGCATATAATGGAGGACGAGGAAATGTTCAAAAGTGGTTAAAGGATGCACAGCATTCAAAGGATGGTGAAAGCCTTCATTACATACCTTTTAAAGAAACAGATAAGTATGTGAAAAAGGTGAAGGTTATATATAATATTTATAGATTTTTATATAAAAGTTAA
- a CDS encoding C39 family peptidase, translated as MKTKLICGLVALELVCSNTASVFAADSVKNTENDNKTVSSTNFTNEDGYTTEHTTNPKDFPSGITEKDRKAHEYFQQREAELKLINSDSRSLARALGGSKYLKYDKRYSPEKQKHGNWCGPAAALNAIDTRSYHSTGKNTSLTQDILANEVHFKVADFIDQTSFDSKWPAILNKYAPGNNYQLKREPSYSASQWEDVLMQSIVSTIDKGFPVIVDTKQAANTAFLTPAYRNRYNSNGNKPIYHYITVIGYMSHNNGQYFINFMDSAGFNHGVYTVSLRQLAKASYPYGIVY; from the coding sequence ATGAAAACTAAACTAATTTGTGGATTAGTAGCATTAGAATTAGTGTGTAGCAATACTGCTAGCGTTTTCGCTGCTGATTCAGTAAAAAACACTGAGAATGATAATAAAACTGTTAGCTCTACCAACTTTACTAATGAAGATGGATACACCACAGAACATACTACTAATCCAAAAGATTTTCCAAGCGGAATTACAGAAAAGGATCGGAAAGCACATGAATATTTTCAACAGAGAGAAGCAGAACTTAAGTTAATAAATTCAGATTCTAGGTCGTTAGCTAGAGCACTAGGTGGTTCTAAGTATTTAAAATACGACAAAAGATATTCTCCAGAAAAACAAAAACATGGTAATTGGTGTGGCCCAGCGGCAGCATTAAATGCAATTGATACTCGCTCGTATCATTCTACGGGGAAAAATACTAGTCTTACTCAAGATATACTAGCAAATGAAGTACACTTTAAGGTTGCAGATTTTATTGATCAAACATCTTTTGATTCAAAATGGCCAGCGATTCTAAATAAGTATGCTCCGGGTAATAATTATCAGTTAAAACGGGAACCTAGCTATTCGGCTTCACAATGGGAAGATGTTCTTATGCAATCTATAGTTAGTACTATAGACAAAGGATTTCCTGTAATTGTTGATACAAAACAGGCGGCAAATACTGCATTTTTAACTCCAGCTTATAGAAACCGATATAATTCAAATGGTAATAAACCTATATATCATTATATAACGGTAATAGGATATATGTCGCATAACAATGGACAATATTTTATAAACTTTATGGATTCAGCAGGTTTTAACCATGGTGTATATACAGTTTCACTACGACAACTAGCAAAAGCTTCATACCCTTATGGAATAGTGTACTAA
- a CDS encoding ACT domain-containing protein, with product MPNKFLIIDNSILPDIFEKVVKVKELLANGKVKDITEGVKTVGISRSTYYKYKDFVFSVSEGVKSQKATIGLLIGHERGTLSKILDRIAEYKGNILTINQDIPINNTANVSITFDISQMSIGLKELVEEIKNTKNVIKVDLIAME from the coding sequence ATGCCTAATAAATTTTTAATTATAGACAATAGCATACTTCCAGATATTTTTGAAAAAGTTGTTAAGGTAAAGGAACTTTTAGCTAATGGGAAAGTAAAAGATATAACAGAAGGTGTAAAAACAGTAGGAATTAGTAGAAGTACTTATTATAAATATAAGGACTTTGTGTTTTCTGTATCTGAAGGTGTAAAGAGTCAAAAAGCAACTATAGGATTATTAATAGGACATGAAAGAGGAACCCTTTCTAAAATATTGGATAGAATAGCAGAGTATAAGGGGAATATACTTACCATAAATCAAGATATACCTATAAATAATACTGCAAATGTAAGTATTACATTTGATATATCGCAAATGAGCATAGGGCTGAAAGAATTAGTTGAGGAAATAAAAAATACTAAAAATGTAATAAAAGTAGATTTAATAGCTATGGAATAA
- a CDS encoding DUF4321 domain-containing protein — MKSPDKNKSLLGVFILLGAILGSIAGEILGSSFTKLSFLKTAYKVGTTSPFNLDLKVFNLAIGLNFDINIMTIIGIVLAIILYRK; from the coding sequence ATGAAAAGTCCAGATAAAAATAAAAGTTTATTAGGAGTTTTTATACTATTAGGGGCTATATTAGGTAGCATTGCTGGTGAAATATTGGGTTCTAGCTTTACTAAGTTATCCTTTTTAAAAACCGCATATAAAGTAGGAACTACTTCACCATTCAATTTAGACCTAAAAGTTTTTAATTTAGCTATAGGTTTAAATTTTGATATTAATATTATGACTATAATTGGTATAGTATTGGCAATAATATTATACAGGAAATAA
- a CDS encoding PhzF family phenazine biosynthesis protein, with protein sequence MNIYQVNTFTNKVFLGNSIGVCLLNEPVENDYMKNVALELNLSETIFLCKGNDGYKTNIFSPKGELSLCVKSILAASHILWQEGIIDEKENIKFYCKEDILETKLNSDFIEIKIPLTLEKKLCLLHNFSKTLNIEDDLTINYLENLKEQKTYIKGNNEFKIRLEGENIILSGSAITVIVGDLII encoded by the coding sequence ATGAATATCTATCAAGTAAATACTTTTACTAACAAAGTTTTTTTAGGAAATTCTATTGGTGTATGTTTATTAAATGAGCCTGTAGAAAATGATTACATGAAAAATGTAGCACTAGAACTTAACTTATCAGAAACCATTTTTTTATGTAAGGGAAATGATGGATATAAAACAAATATCTTTTCACCTAAAGGTGAATTAAGTTTATGTGTGAAATCTATTTTAGCTGCTTCTCATATTTTATGGCAAGAAGGTATTATAGATGAAAAAGAAAATATTAAATTCTATTGTAAAGAAGATATCTTAGAAACAAAATTAAATTCTGATTTTATAGAAATAAAAATTCCTTTGACTCTTGAAAAAAAATTATGTTTACTACATAACTTTTCTAAAACTTTAAATATAGAAGATGATTTAACTATAAATTATTTAGAAAATCTAAAGGAACAAAAAACATATATAAAGGGAAATAATGAATTTAAAATCAGATTAGAAGGTGAAAATATAATTTTATCTGGTTCAGCTATAACAGTTATTGTAGGCGATCTTATAATTTAA
- the polA gene encoding DNA polymerase I, translating to MNKERLLILDSNSLLNRAFYALPDLMTAEGIHTNAIYGFVNMLLKMKEDIKPDYIVAAFDRKAPTFRHEEYKDYKAGRKKMPDELAQQFPIVKELLSALAINIFEIDGFEADDLIGTLSVFAEEKGIEVYIVTGDKDALQLATDNVKVVITKKGITEKEIYDKNRMIEEFGVTPREFIDVKGLMGDSSDNIPGVPGIGEKTAFKLIKEYKSIESVLENIENIRGKKLKENLHEYSEQAIFSKKLATIICNVPIEMSLQEIKSKEDYDINKVRDMFQKLEFKSLINKVGKSNEKETEEGKVSYKNIVSIEEFKDLKDNIIKYKGTKLYLYFELEDIALFSKSKITTLYINFKDQVYKIDFQTLLNNDKEEFIKMCKELFESKENEKITYDAKNPRTILKKLGIEFNGIRFDINLAAYLIDPVRKEYEIASLASEYLFKNINREDEDIKIKEANIMPELYKVLEEKIKEQDIEELLYKVEQPLTETLSAMETEGFKVDKNILLQLEKKFKGEIESTQSEIYSMSEEEFNINSPKQLGKILFEKLDLPVIKKTKTGYSTNAEVLDKLRDKHPIIDKITYYRQLTKIYSTYIEGLKAAIDEDGKIHSNFNQTVTATGRLSSTEPNLQNIPIKYEMGREIRKVFIPNTENSIILSADYSQIELRVLAHISNDKNMISAFNEHDDIHTKTASEVFKVPIDEVTPLMRSNAKAVNFGIVYGIGDFSLSQDLNITRKEAKQYIDAYLERYPNVKLYLENIVEDAMQKGYVSTILNRRRYIKEVKSSNKIVKAAGERLAMNSPIQGSAADIIKLAMVNVHRKLKQENFKSSIILQVHDELILNVYKEELEQIKVLVKKEMEQVLKLKVGLDVDINIGNNWYEAK from the coding sequence ATGAATAAAGAAAGATTATTAATATTGGATAGCAATAGTTTATTAAATAGAGCTTTTTATGCATTACCTGATCTTATGACCGCAGAAGGGATTCATACTAATGCTATATATGGTTTTGTTAATATGCTTTTAAAAATGAAGGAAGATATAAAGCCTGATTATATAGTGGCAGCTTTTGATAGAAAAGCACCTACATTTAGACATGAAGAATACAAAGATTATAAAGCAGGTAGAAAAAAAATGCCAGATGAACTTGCTCAGCAGTTTCCTATAGTAAAAGAGCTTTTATCAGCATTAGCTATAAACATATTTGAAATTGATGGTTTTGAAGCAGACGATTTAATAGGGACTTTATCTGTCTTTGCAGAGGAAAAAGGAATAGAAGTTTACATAGTTACAGGAGATAAAGATGCTTTGCAATTAGCTACAGATAATGTAAAGGTAGTTATAACTAAAAAAGGTATTACAGAAAAAGAGATTTATGATAAAAATAGAATGATAGAAGAATTTGGTGTTACACCTAGAGAATTTATAGATGTAAAAGGATTAATGGGAGATTCTTCAGATAATATACCAGGCGTGCCTGGTATAGGAGAAAAGACTGCTTTTAAGCTTATAAAGGAATATAAAAGTATAGAATCAGTACTTGAAAATATAGAAAATATAAGAGGGAAAAAATTAAAAGAAAATTTACATGAATATAGTGAGCAGGCTATATTTAGTAAAAAATTAGCTACTATTATATGTAATGTTCCAATAGAAATGAGTTTACAAGAGATAAAATCAAAAGAAGATTATGATATAAACAAAGTTAGAGATATGTTTCAAAAATTGGAATTTAAATCTTTAATAAATAAAGTAGGTAAAAGTAATGAAAAAGAAACCGAAGAAGGAAAAGTTTCTTATAAAAATATAGTTTCTATAGAAGAATTTAAAGATTTAAAAGACAATATAATAAAATATAAGGGAACTAAGTTATATTTATATTTTGAATTAGAGGATATAGCTTTATTTTCTAAATCTAAAATAACCACATTGTATATTAATTTTAAAGATCAAGTTTATAAAATAGACTTTCAAACTTTGTTGAATAATGATAAAGAAGAATTTATAAAAATGTGCAAAGAACTATTTGAAAGTAAAGAGAATGAAAAAATAACCTATGATGCCAAAAATCCAAGGACTATACTTAAAAAACTAGGAATAGAGTTTAATGGAATAAGATTTGATATAAATTTAGCTGCATATTTAATAGATCCAGTAAGAAAAGAATATGAAATAGCTAGTTTGGCTTCAGAATATTTGTTTAAAAATATAAATAGAGAAGATGAAGATATAAAAATAAAAGAGGCTAATATAATGCCTGAATTATACAAGGTACTAGAAGAAAAAATAAAAGAGCAAGATATAGAAGAATTATTATATAAGGTAGAACAACCTCTTACAGAGACGTTATCAGCTATGGAAACAGAAGGATTTAAAGTTGATAAAAATATACTTTTACAGCTAGAGAAAAAATTTAAAGGTGAAATAGAAAGCACTCAGTCAGAAATATATTCAATGTCTGAGGAAGAATTTAATATAAATTCTCCTAAACAGTTAGGAAAAATACTTTTTGAAAAATTAGATTTACCCGTTATAAAGAAAACTAAGACAGGATATTCTACTAATGCAGAGGTATTGGATAAATTAAGAGATAAGCATCCAATAATAGATAAGATAACTTATTATAGACAGTTAACAAAAATATACTCTACTTATATAGAAGGATTAAAAGCTGCTATAGATGAAGATGGGAAAATACATTCAAATTTTAATCAAACTGTCACAGCTACAGGAAGATTATCTAGTACAGAGCCTAATCTTCAAAACATACCTATAAAATATGAAATGGGAAGAGAAATAAGAAAGGTGTTTATTCCAAATACAGAGAATTCTATAATACTTTCAGCGGATTATTCACAAATAGAATTAAGAGTGTTGGCACATATATCTAATGATAAAAATATGATAAGTGCTTTTAATGAACATGATGATATTCACACTAAAACTGCATCAGAAGTCTTTAAAGTTCCAATAGATGAAGTAACACCTCTTATGAGGAGTAATGCTAAAGCAGTTAATTTTGGTATAGTTTATGGTATAGGAGATTTTAGTTTATCTCAGGATTTAAATATAACTAGAAAAGAAGCAAAGCAATATATAGATGCTTATTTAGAGAGATATCCTAATGTAAAACTTTATTTAGAAAATATAGTAGAAGATGCTATGCAAAAGGGGTATGTAAGTACTATATTAAATAGAAGAAGATATATAAAAGAGGTTAAATCTTCAAATAAGATAGTTAAAGCTGCTGGTGAAAGATTAGCTATGAATAGCCCAATACAAGGAAGTGCAGCAGATATAATAAAGTTAGCTATGGTAAATGTTCATAGAAAATTAAAACAAGAAAATTTTAAAAGCAGTATAATATTACAAGTACATGACGAATTAATACTAAATGTTTATAAAGAAGAATTAGAACAAATTAAAGTCTTAGTAAAAAAGGAAATGGAACAGGTTCTAAAATTAAAAGTTGGGTTAGATGTAGATATAAACATAGGCAATAATTGGTATGAGGCGAAATAG
- a CDS encoding Maf-like protein, which produces MENIILASASQRRQELLKRILEDFQIIVSDFDESSIHFKDDIPSYVMNLAEGKARSVAEKIIDQGNNLIIGCDTIVAFNNRILGKPKDKKDAFKMLQALSGNEHEVYSGLSILDVKSNKAIKDFVCTKVKFSKLTSAQIEEYINTGDSMDKAGAYGIQGKAGVFVENINGCYYNVVGLPLNKLNSILMEMGVNL; this is translated from the coding sequence GTGGAAAATATTATATTAGCTTCTGCATCTCAAAGAAGACAAGAACTTTTAAAAAGAATACTGGAGGATTTTCAAATAATAGTAAGTGATTTTGATGAAAGCAGTATACATTTTAAAGATGATATACCTTCTTATGTGATGAATTTAGCAGAAGGAAAAGCCAGATCTGTTGCTGAAAAAATAATAGATCAAGGTAACAATTTAATAATAGGATGCGATACAATAGTGGCTTTTAACAATAGAATATTAGGCAAACCTAAAGACAAAAAAGATGCATTTAAAATGTTACAAGCTTTAAGCGGCAATGAACATGAAGTTTATTCTGGATTATCCATATTAGATGTTAAATCTAATAAAGCAATAAAGGATTTTGTTTGTACTAAAGTTAAATTTTCAAAACTAACTTCAGCACAAATAGAAGAATATATAAACACAGGAGATTCTATGGATAAAGCTGGTGCATATGGTATTCAAGGAAAAGCAGGAGTTTTTGTTGAAAACATCAATGGATGCTATTATAATGTTGTAGGGCTACCTTTAAATAAATTGAATTCTATATTAATGGAGATGGGGGTAAATCTTTAA
- a CDS encoding SPOR domain-containing protein, translated as MRYTRYDIKKGHKSNFTFFLIIALVLVFAFILGTVIFNIASPNNIKKNNIIKKDNASIVKSKDNKNSSSNYIVIQRGIYAKKENASEVLSSLTPYGNAFTIEDNGKTRVFLGIYEEDEGIKLMKKLTDNKIDNSKMIFAINKKDLCDAEISEIITAYIKIVNKLSEKDVKSVKTEEIKKWMSSLDKVNKDSSNIKTLNNLKEHINKLPKDLTKDQANKSYSFIYKILQEINNK; from the coding sequence ATGAGATACACACGTTACGATATCAAAAAGGGGCATAAGTCTAATTTTACATTTTTTTTAATAATAGCATTGGTCTTAGTTTTTGCTTTTATATTAGGAACAGTGATATTTAATATAGCTTCTCCTAATAATATAAAAAAGAATAATATTATTAAAAAGGATAATGCTAGTATAGTTAAAAGTAAAGATAATAAAAATAGCAGCTCAAATTACATAGTTATACAAAGAGGAATATATGCTAAAAAAGAAAATGCTTCTGAAGTTTTAAGTAGTCTAACACCTTATGGTAATGCATTTACCATAGAGGATAATGGTAAAACTAGAGTTTTCCTGGGAATATATGAAGAAGATGAAGGAATAAAACTAATGAAAAAATTAACAGATAATAAAATAGATAATTCTAAAATGATATTTGCAATTAATAAAAAAGATTTATGTGATGCAGAAATATCAGAAATAATTACAGCATATATTAAAATAGTAAATAAATTATCGGAAAAGGATGTAAAATCAGTAAAAACAGAAGAAATAAAAAAATGGATGTCATCATTAGACAAAGTTAATAAAGATAGTTCAAATATAAAAACTTTAAATAATTTGAAAGAACATATAAATAAATTACCAAAGGATTTGACAAAAGATCAGGCAAATAAAAGTTACAGTTTTATTTATAAAATTTTACAAGAAATAAATAATAAATAA
- a CDS encoding GNAT family N-acetyltransferase, giving the protein MLDINLKYNDIEIVNVEKENIEDVFYMMKSNENEVNLDFHPLTNEKELEDTFIEYYLSECEFFIKITYRSHLIGLIKGRAEFKNPNEIWILYFLKDRYRLENREWYNIIHNLEIYFFKQYGIDDFYVVIDNNNLNLINIFKENGFSISRMYEKNGYNNIKGNEIVLKKLRHVNRAKYYI; this is encoded by the coding sequence ATGTTAGATATAAATTTAAAATATAATGATATAGAAATAGTTAATGTAGAGAAAGAAAATATAGAAGATGTTTTTTATATGATGAAATCTAACGAAAATGAAGTGAATTTAGATTTCCATCCCCTAACAAATGAGAAAGAATTAGAAGATACATTTATAGAATATTATTTAAGTGAATGTGAATTTTTTATTAAAATAACCTATAGATCACATTTGATTGGATTGATAAAGGGAAGGGCTGAATTTAAAAATCCAAATGAAATTTGGATTTTATATTTTTTGAAAGATAGATATAGGCTTGAAAACAGAGAATGGTATAATATAATTCATAATTTAGAAATATATTTTTTTAAGCAATATGGCATAGATGATTTTTATGTAGTTATTGATAACAATAATTTAAATTTAATAAATATATTTAAGGAAAATGGTTTTTCTATATCCAGGATGTATGAAAAAAATGGATATAATAACATAAAAGGCAATGAAATAGTATTGAAAAAGTTAAGACATGTAAATAGAGCTAAATATTATATATGA